Proteins co-encoded in one Corynebacterium tuberculostearicum genomic window:
- a CDS encoding acyl-CoA thioesterase, with amino-acid sequence MMATPSVHTYRIQTRWSDFDMYGHMMNANYIELAQEARLAFAKEHIYSKGLDFIAFVRHLDVDFLRPMEFKETTTVEVETTISQIGTTSFTTAQKVKNAQGEVAATVECVQVVVDRQQQTPRPLTEQEKDILQNTAAN; translated from the coding sequence ATGATGGCAACCCCAAGCGTGCATACGTACCGTATTCAAACCCGCTGGTCGGACTTTGATATGTACGGCCACATGATGAACGCAAACTACATCGAGCTTGCCCAAGAAGCACGCTTGGCCTTTGCGAAGGAACACATTTATTCCAAAGGCCTCGATTTCATTGCGTTCGTGCGCCACCTCGATGTGGATTTCCTGCGCCCAATGGAGTTTAAGGAAACTACTACTGTTGAGGTAGAGACCACTATCTCGCAGATTGGGACCACCTCTTTTACCACCGCTCAGAAGGTTAAAAACGCCCAGGGCGAGGTAGCAGCAACCGTGGAATGCGTGCAGGTAGTCGTCGACCGCCAGCAGCAGACCCCGCGCCCGCTGACGGAACAGGAAAAGGATATTCTGCAAAATACCGCAGCCAACTAA
- a CDS encoding LysR family transcriptional regulator, whose protein sequence is MDTRQLLYFRAVVDNGSFTHAAESLDMTQPSLSLSIRKLEKELNAQLLSRGRSGVSTTEAGDYVYETAVKVDALLNETHRHISEITGDKASTVSLASGPILNWEFTPSVLAELKKIHPTATITLDDAEPATAIKHLLDGQVDLALLPTSDPKAFIRRYSPELTVHQVATFDYSVALPQRLAELEAPISLADLRGENWLIPPRSRELPELAEFYSELWNTRPGLKPDKTQEVASLNSAIPLVSSGLGVSIVPDCAPAVQPHGILSRPIADDLPPYYAIVAYRADRDLTAAAQELVDILRAPQRTLA, encoded by the coding sequence ATGGACACCCGTCAACTTCTTTATTTCCGCGCCGTTGTAGACAATGGCTCCTTCACGCACGCTGCCGAATCCCTCGACATGACTCAGCCTTCCCTGAGCCTTTCCATCCGGAAGCTAGAAAAGGAGCTCAACGCCCAGCTGCTCTCGCGCGGCCGTTCCGGCGTCTCCACCACCGAGGCCGGGGATTATGTGTATGAAACAGCCGTGAAAGTTGATGCGCTGCTGAATGAAACCCACCGACATATCAGCGAAATCACCGGTGACAAGGCCAGCACCGTCTCGCTCGCCTCTGGCCCGATATTGAACTGGGAATTTACCCCTTCCGTATTAGCCGAGCTCAAAAAGATTCACCCTACTGCCACCATCACGCTAGATGATGCCGAACCGGCTACCGCCATCAAGCACCTGCTGGATGGCCAGGTGGATTTGGCACTCTTGCCGACGTCCGATCCCAAGGCCTTTATTCGCCGCTACTCCCCCGAACTTACCGTCCACCAGGTCGCCACGTTTGATTATTCCGTCGCCCTCCCACAGCGCCTCGCGGAGCTAGAGGCGCCCATTTCCCTGGCGGACCTGCGCGGAGAGAATTGGCTTATCCCACCGCGCAGCCGCGAGCTGCCGGAACTAGCAGAGTTCTATAGTGAGCTGTGGAATACTCGCCCTGGCCTCAAGCCGGACAAGACCCAAGAAGTAGCCAGCCTCAATAGTGCTATCCCGCTCGTATCCAGTGGGCTTGGTGTGAGCATCGTGCCCGACTGTGCGCCCGCCGTACAGCCGCATGGCATCCTCAGCCGCCCGATTGCAGACGACCTGCCACCCTATTACGCCATTGTCGCCTACCGAGCAGATCGCGATCTGACCGCCGCAGCGCAGGAGCTGGTGGATATCCTGCGTGCCCCACAGCGCACCCTGGCTTAG
- the cmrA gene encoding mycolate reductase (Catalyzes the final step in mycolic acid biosynthesis.), which produces MSLPAPSRTSYALVTGASQGIGKAMAQDFAALGHNVILVARRREVLESIAAELERRHNVEAIALPADLAVADDIARVVETIASHEVSILVNSAGIASFGPFMDQDWKYESTQFDLNGTAVHRLTRAALEHMLPRRSGAICNVGSAAGNIPIPNNATYVFTKAGVNAFTEALHYELKGSGVSCTLLAPGPVREATIAEEDQSIVDKVVPDFLWTTYESCSQETIAAMRRNQRRVVPGPLSKAMNTISQVLPTPVIAPLVGSFYAKMG; this is translated from the coding sequence ATGTCACTTCCCGCCCCCTCTCGCACGTCCTACGCCCTCGTCACCGGCGCTAGCCAAGGAATTGGCAAAGCCATGGCGCAGGATTTCGCAGCGCTGGGACATAACGTCATCCTTGTGGCGCGGCGCCGCGAGGTACTAGAGTCCATTGCCGCCGAGCTCGAGCGGCGCCACAATGTCGAGGCCATAGCTCTGCCTGCGGACCTCGCAGTGGCTGACGACATCGCTCGTGTAGTAGAAACCATAGCCTCCCACGAGGTATCCATTTTGGTAAATTCCGCCGGTATTGCCAGCTTCGGCCCCTTCATGGACCAAGACTGGAAGTACGAATCAACCCAATTTGATCTCAACGGCACTGCGGTTCACCGCCTCACCCGCGCCGCTTTGGAGCACATGCTGCCGCGCCGCAGCGGTGCCATTTGCAATGTTGGTTCAGCCGCGGGCAATATCCCCATTCCCAATAACGCCACCTATGTCTTCACTAAGGCCGGCGTCAATGCGTTTACGGAGGCCCTACACTACGAGCTCAAAGGCTCCGGAGTATCGTGCACCCTCCTTGCCCCTGGACCGGTGCGCGAGGCCACCATCGCGGAAGAAGACCAGTCCATCGTGGATAAGGTGGTCCCGGATTTCTTGTGGACCACCTACGAATCTTGCTCCCAAGAGACCATTGCGGCTATGCGCCGCAACCAGCGCCGCGTAGTACCGGGGCCCCTATCGAAGGCCATGAATACCATCAGCCAAGTGCTGCCCACCCCGGTGATTGCACCGCTGGTAGGCAGCTTCTACGCCAAGATGGGCTAG
- the ettA gene encoding energy-dependent translational throttle protein EttA produces the protein MGEFIYTMKNVRKAIGDKVILDDVTMAFYPGAKIGVVGPNGAGKSSILKIMAGLDQPSNGEAFLDPGATVGILQQEPPLNDEKTVRGNVEEGLGDIFEKKQRFEQIAEEMATNYSDELMEEMGKLQEELDAADAWEVDSKIEQAMEALRCPPSDAPVTNLSGGERRRVALAKLLLTEPDLLLLDEPTNHLDAESVQWLEKHLADYPGAVLAVTHDRYFLDHVAGWICEVDRGKLYPYEGNYSTYLDKKQERLEVAGKKDAKLRKRLKDELEWVRSGAKARQAKNKARLERYEEMAAEAEKYKKLDFEEIQIPTPPRLGNKVVEVKDLQKGFDDRVLIKDLSFTLPRNGIVGVIGPNGVGKTTLFKTIVGLEQPDAGSVEVGDTVKLSYVDQNRENIDPEATVWEVVSGGLDYIHVGQNEMPSRAYLSAFGFKGPDQQKPSKVLSGGERNRLNLALTLKEGGNLILLDEPTNDLDVETLGSLENALEKFPGCAVVISHDRWFLDRTCTHILAWEGNVEEGQWFWFEGNFGDYEKNKVDRLGEEAARPSRVTHRKLTR, from the coding sequence GTGGGCGAATTCATCTACACGATGAAAAACGTGCGCAAGGCAATTGGCGATAAAGTCATCCTTGATGATGTAACAATGGCGTTCTACCCAGGCGCCAAGATTGGTGTGGTCGGCCCTAATGGCGCCGGTAAGTCCTCCATTCTGAAGATTATGGCCGGCCTGGACCAGCCTTCCAACGGCGAGGCTTTCCTAGATCCGGGAGCCACCGTGGGCATCTTGCAACAGGAGCCACCTCTCAATGACGAGAAGACCGTGCGCGGCAACGTCGAAGAGGGCTTGGGCGATATCTTTGAAAAGAAGCAACGCTTCGAGCAGATCGCCGAGGAAATGGCCACCAACTACAGCGATGAGCTCATGGAAGAGATGGGCAAGCTGCAGGAGGAACTGGATGCCGCCGATGCCTGGGAGGTTGACTCCAAGATCGAGCAGGCAATGGAGGCTTTGCGTTGCCCGCCTTCTGACGCCCCAGTGACCAACCTTTCCGGTGGCGAGCGTCGCCGCGTAGCGCTGGCTAAGCTTCTGCTGACGGAGCCGGACCTGCTGCTGCTCGACGAGCCTACTAACCACCTGGACGCCGAGTCCGTGCAGTGGCTGGAGAAGCACTTGGCCGATTACCCGGGTGCTGTCTTGGCCGTGACCCACGACCGCTACTTCCTCGACCACGTCGCGGGCTGGATCTGCGAGGTTGACCGCGGCAAGCTCTATCCATACGAGGGCAACTACTCCACCTACCTGGATAAGAAGCAGGAGCGCTTGGAGGTTGCCGGCAAGAAGGATGCGAAGCTGCGCAAGCGCTTGAAGGACGAGTTGGAGTGGGTTCGCTCCGGTGCAAAGGCCCGCCAGGCCAAGAACAAGGCCCGTCTGGAGCGCTACGAGGAGATGGCAGCCGAGGCCGAGAAATACAAGAAGCTCGACTTCGAAGAAATCCAGATTCCTACCCCGCCGCGCTTGGGTAATAAGGTTGTGGAGGTCAAGGATCTGCAGAAGGGCTTTGATGATCGCGTTCTGATTAAGGACCTTTCCTTCACCCTGCCGCGCAACGGCATCGTGGGTGTTATCGGCCCGAACGGTGTTGGTAAGACCACCCTGTTTAAGACCATTGTGGGTCTGGAGCAGCCGGACGCCGGTTCCGTTGAGGTGGGAGATACCGTCAAGCTGTCCTACGTAGACCAGAACCGCGAGAATATCGACCCCGAGGCAACCGTTTGGGAGGTTGTCTCCGGCGGCTTGGACTACATTCATGTGGGCCAGAATGAGATGCCGTCGCGTGCTTACCTGTCCGCTTTCGGCTTCAAGGGCCCAGATCAGCAAAAGCCATCCAAGGTGCTTTCTGGTGGTGAGCGCAACCGTCTGAATCTGGCGCTGACCCTGAAGGAGGGCGGCAACCTGATCCTCCTTGACGAGCCGACCAACGACTTGGACGTGGAAACCCTTGGCTCGCTGGAAAACGCGCTGGAGAAGTTCCCAGGCTGCGCCGTGGTCATTTCCCACGACCGCTGGTTCCTAGACCGTACTTGTACCCACATTCTGGCCTGGGAGGGCAATGTGGAAGAAGGCCAGTGGTTCTGGTTCGAGGGCAACTTCGGTGACTATGAGAAGAACAAGGTCGACCGCCTCGGTGAAGAGGCAGCCCGTCCTTCCCGCGTAACTCACCGCAAGCTGACCCGCTAA
- a CDS encoding IS481 family transposase, protein MNSPNRNMAIVRAVREQKRSPSKVAKQFGISRQRVYQILNAFDAGGAKAVAPKSRAPHTHPQAVPDKLRAEIVTIRRQLTRHGLDAGPETIAFHLERDGKRSPSTSTIRRILAKEGLIIPEPKKKPKSSFIRFEAAMPNECWQADITHIFLADGTRVDVLDFLDDHSRYLLSITAASSFTGPQVAAELTRLITTYGPPASTLTDNGLVFTARLAGRKGGRNAFEKVLSTYKIQQKNGRPGHPQTQGKIERFHQTLKKWITARPPAKTIGELQEQLDEFRDYYNIHRPHRALGRRSPHHSYTTGPKASPGDNPKQEWRTRNDIVWDNGKVTVRYAGKLFHLGIGRAFKRQKVLMVIADNHVITSLAETGEVITEHYIDTARDYQRPYWKQGDPPQATK, encoded by the coding sequence ATGAACAGTCCTAACCGCAATATGGCCATTGTCCGAGCAGTCCGTGAGCAAAAGCGCAGCCCGTCAAAGGTAGCTAAGCAATTTGGTATTTCCCGGCAGCGCGTCTATCAAATCCTCAACGCTTTCGACGCCGGCGGTGCCAAGGCTGTCGCGCCGAAATCACGTGCCCCACACACCCATCCACAGGCCGTGCCAGATAAGTTGCGGGCAGAAATTGTTACTATCCGTCGTCAACTAACGCGTCATGGGCTTGATGCAGGACCCGAGACTATTGCTTTTCACCTTGAAAGAGACGGAAAACGCAGCCCGTCTACGTCTACGATTCGACGCATCTTGGCCAAAGAGGGACTTATCATCCCGGAGCCGAAAAAGAAGCCTAAAAGCTCATTTATCCGCTTTGAAGCAGCCATGCCCAATGAATGCTGGCAGGCAGACATCACCCATATCTTCCTAGCCGATGGCACCAGGGTTGACGTCCTAGATTTCCTCGATGACCACTCGCGCTACCTTTTATCGATTACCGCTGCCAGCTCTTTTACAGGCCCACAAGTAGCTGCTGAGCTTACTCGATTGATAACAACCTATGGTCCGCCAGCATCGACGCTTACAGATAACGGGTTAGTCTTTACTGCCCGCTTAGCTGGGCGTAAAGGCGGACGAAATGCTTTTGAAAAAGTCTTGAGTACGTACAAAATTCAGCAGAAAAACGGCCGCCCAGGCCACCCGCAAACGCAAGGGAAAATTGAGAGATTCCACCAAACACTCAAAAAATGGATCACTGCCAGACCACCCGCGAAAACTATAGGTGAACTGCAAGAACAACTAGATGAATTTCGCGACTACTACAACATTCACCGCCCTCACCGAGCGCTTGGCAGGCGCAGCCCGCACCACAGCTACACGACAGGACCCAAAGCCAGCCCAGGTGATAACCCAAAGCAAGAATGGCGCACCAGAAACGACATTGTCTGGGACAACGGCAAAGTCACTGTGCGCTACGCTGGCAAGCTTTTCCACTTAGGCATCGGTAGAGCCTTTAAGCGACAAAAAGTCCTCATGGTCATAGCCGACAATCACGTCATCACATCACTAGCCGAAACCGGCGAAGTGATCACCGAGCACTACATCGACACAGCCCGCGACTATCAAAGGCCCTACTGGAAACAAGGAGACCCGCCCCAAGCCACGAAATAA
- a CDS encoding cytochrome c oxidase assembly protein, which yields MPTMANEQVDSVSTAGRKPRSSWGMYIAAMLIAGLIAGFISLFLLADSLAALGIPDPGRITTFGLPVFRGLAWILMALSVGSFLASSFLIAPRGDNAALIDAPLSVDGHIAARTGTWASFGVAAVGLVEIPLIMSDLTGAPFSQVFEPSIMKMALTEISTTIVWGISVLIALVIGILGLLGRSWSMQPVLLFFSVLQVVPIGLEGHSAAGGDHDYGTNSLLWHLVFVMLWVGGLMALIAHGRRLGPNLAFAVKRYSGIAFMAIVVLAVSGLINTLIRMNISDLVDSAYGIILITKFVLTILLGIFGLAHRELTIPQLDKNPRLFIRIAVAEVAVMAGTIGVAITLGRTVPPSPRDPNLNSMQILMGYELFEKPTVLNVWTMFRFDIMFGTLGLLLAAAYGYCVYRVHKRGLTWSKGRTAWFMCGALGMTLVMSTGLGLYMPAMYSMHMLVHMILSMAVPLLLVLGAPLTLIMEAFEAGPKGQPSLHDYALAATQSKIVGFLTNPFVNLLQYLFFLYVLYLFPSLYQFAISEHAGHLIMNFTFIISGCFYFWEIIGPDPLSKRRSTPFRLAVLFLSMPFHLFAGVYLMQMQSVLGADFYQYLELPWDPDLLQDQRVGGGIAWGFGQFPLVIVFGKLFLDWLADDRATARRHDVQADADDDAELERYNAMLQDINQGDESSFRGR from the coding sequence ATGCCCACTATGGCAAATGAGCAGGTTGACAGTGTGAGTACGGCGGGGAGGAAGCCCCGCTCTTCCTGGGGAATGTATATCGCAGCGATGCTGATTGCCGGCCTGATTGCCGGTTTCATTTCCCTGTTCCTCCTGGCTGATTCCCTGGCGGCCCTAGGAATTCCGGATCCCGGCCGCATTACCACCTTTGGCCTGCCGGTTTTTCGCGGGTTGGCGTGGATCCTCATGGCCTTGTCCGTGGGGTCTTTCTTGGCTTCATCCTTTCTCATCGCTCCGCGCGGGGATAATGCTGCGCTTATCGATGCCCCCTTATCCGTAGACGGCCACATTGCCGCGCGTACCGGCACCTGGGCTTCCTTTGGTGTGGCGGCCGTGGGGTTGGTGGAAATCCCGCTCATCATGTCCGATCTCACCGGAGCGCCATTTTCTCAAGTATTTGAGCCTTCCATTATGAAGATGGCACTCACGGAAATTTCCACCACCATTGTCTGGGGAATTTCCGTGCTCATTGCCCTTGTCATAGGCATTCTCGGGCTTCTTGGTCGCAGCTGGTCCATGCAGCCGGTGTTACTTTTCTTCTCCGTCTTGCAGGTGGTACCCATTGGTCTAGAAGGCCACTCCGCGGCCGGCGGTGACCACGATTACGGCACCAATTCGCTGCTGTGGCACTTGGTCTTTGTCATGCTTTGGGTAGGCGGGCTAATGGCGCTTATCGCCCATGGGCGGCGCCTTGGCCCCAACCTTGCTTTTGCAGTGAAGCGCTACTCTGGCATCGCCTTCATGGCCATTGTGGTGCTGGCGGTATCAGGCTTGATCAACACGCTTATCCGCATGAATATCTCCGATCTAGTGGATTCTGCCTACGGCATCATCTTGATAACTAAGTTCGTGCTGACGATCCTGCTGGGAATTTTTGGCCTAGCTCACCGCGAGCTGACTATCCCGCAGTTGGACAAAAACCCCCGCCTGTTTATTCGCATTGCCGTAGCGGAGGTGGCGGTCATGGCCGGCACCATCGGTGTGGCCATCACTTTGGGTCGTACCGTGCCCCCGTCACCGCGGGATCCCAACCTCAACTCGATGCAGATTTTGATGGGTTATGAGCTCTTTGAAAAGCCCACGGTGCTCAACGTGTGGACCATGTTCCGCTTTGACATCATGTTTGGAACCCTCGGCCTACTTTTGGCCGCGGCCTATGGCTATTGCGTCTACCGCGTACACAAGCGCGGCCTGACGTGGAGCAAGGGACGTACCGCGTGGTTTATGTGTGGTGCGCTGGGCATGACCCTCGTGATGTCCACTGGCCTGGGACTTTATATGCCGGCGATGTATTCCATGCACATGCTGGTCCACATGATTTTGTCCATGGCAGTGCCCCTCCTGCTCGTTCTAGGCGCACCATTGACCTTAATCATGGAAGCCTTCGAGGCTGGGCCGAAGGGGCAGCCGAGCCTGCATGATTATGCATTGGCAGCGACCCAATCCAAGATCGTTGGGTTCCTGACCAACCCGTTTGTCAATCTGCTGCAATACTTATTTTTCCTGTACGTGCTCTACCTTTTCCCGAGCCTGTATCAATTTGCCATCTCGGAGCATGCTGGACACCTCATCATGAACTTCACGTTCATCATTTCTGGCTGCTTCTATTTTTGGGAAATTATCGGCCCAGATCCGCTATCCAAGCGCCGCTCCACCCCCTTCCGTTTGGCCGTGCTCTTCCTTTCCATGCCGTTCCACCTTTTCGCCGGCGTGTACCTGATGCAGATGCAAAGTGTATTGGGCGCGGACTTCTACCAGTATTTGGAGTTACCATGGGATCCAGATTTGCTCCAAGATCAGCGCGTGGGCGGCGGCATTGCGTGGGGATTTGGCCAGTTCCCGCTGGTCATCGTCTTTGGCAAGCTCTTCCTGGATTGGTTGGCCGATGACCGGGCCACTGCCCGCCGCCATGATGTGCAGGCGGATGCGGACGATGATGCTGAGCTGGAACGCTATAACGCGATGTTGCAGGACATAAACCAAGGCGATGAATCGAGCTTCCGGGGGCGCTAG
- a CDS encoding alanine/glycine:cation symporter family protein gives MANFLEALNSVIWSPVLVFLCLGAGIYFTVVTRGLQVRCIPDMLKQIANGEKSADGVSSFQSLMVSLSGRVGVGNIAGVATAIAFGGPGAVFWMWAVAMLGSSTSFIECTLAQIYKEKDQDTGEYRGGPAYYIEKAYKHTKAAPLMVVYGIVFAIAMILATSYFLPAIQANAVAAAADTAWGINSTWAAVVLAGILAIIIIGGVKRIANFATIVVPFMAVIYIVISVVVMCMNFSQIPEVFGLIFKSAFNMEAGFSGMLGAAIMWGVKRGIYSNEAGQGTGPQSAAAAEVSHPAKQGFVQSFAVYVDTLLVCSATAFMIISTDMYTVFRGSSEDGEVVYNGSLPEGIEAGPGYVQSGLDSVFAGWGPTFIAVSIAFFAFTTVLAYYYMSEVNLTYFNRWVRSRAARRSLIWVLRALIIVSVIVGATTTPGAAWALGDIGVGTTAWLNIIAILFLQVPALKALKDYEKQKKAGKDPQFDPEALGIMNADFWVARKRARGEGGVLKGNDLEGAGA, from the coding sequence ATGGCAAACTTTCTTGAAGCCCTCAATTCCGTAATTTGGTCCCCTGTCTTGGTGTTTTTATGCCTCGGCGCGGGCATCTATTTCACTGTGGTGACGCGCGGCCTCCAGGTGCGCTGCATCCCAGACATGCTCAAGCAGATCGCCAACGGAGAGAAATCAGCGGATGGTGTATCTTCCTTCCAATCCCTGATGGTCTCGCTATCCGGCCGCGTAGGCGTGGGCAACATCGCCGGTGTGGCAACGGCCATCGCCTTTGGCGGCCCAGGAGCGGTGTTTTGGATGTGGGCGGTGGCGATGTTGGGCTCGTCTACTTCGTTTATCGAATGTACTTTGGCCCAGATATACAAGGAGAAAGACCAGGATACCGGAGAGTATCGCGGCGGCCCAGCGTACTACATCGAAAAGGCCTACAAGCACACCAAGGCCGCACCGCTCATGGTGGTTTATGGCATCGTATTCGCCATCGCCATGATTTTGGCCACTAGCTACTTCTTGCCGGCGATTCAGGCCAACGCGGTGGCTGCCGCGGCTGATACCGCGTGGGGTATTAACTCCACGTGGGCTGCCGTCGTGCTGGCAGGCATCCTGGCCATCATCATTATCGGCGGCGTAAAGCGCATCGCGAACTTTGCCACCATCGTCGTGCCATTTATGGCGGTTATCTACATCGTGATTTCCGTGGTGGTCATGTGCATGAACTTCTCGCAGATTCCAGAGGTCTTTGGTCTTATCTTCAAGTCCGCCTTCAATATGGAAGCCGGCTTTTCCGGTATGCTGGGCGCGGCCATCATGTGGGGCGTAAAGCGCGGAATTTATTCCAACGAGGCCGGCCAGGGCACCGGCCCGCAATCCGCAGCGGCCGCCGAGGTCTCCCACCCAGCGAAGCAGGGATTTGTGCAGTCCTTTGCGGTCTACGTTGATACGCTCCTTGTCTGCTCGGCTACCGCGTTCATGATCATTTCCACCGATATGTACACCGTCTTTCGCGGTAGCTCCGAGGACGGCGAGGTGGTCTACAACGGTTCGCTGCCGGAAGGCATTGAGGCTGGTCCTGGCTACGTGCAATCCGGCCTGGATAGCGTCTTTGCTGGTTGGGGCCCGACGTTTATTGCGGTTTCCATCGCCTTCTTCGCCTTTACGACGGTTCTGGCGTACTACTACATGTCCGAGGTCAATTTGACCTACTTCAACCGTTGGGTACGCTCCCGGGCTGCCCGTCGGAGCCTGATTTGGGTGCTGCGCGCGCTGATTATCGTCTCCGTCATCGTGGGAGCTACCACCACTCCAGGAGCGGCTTGGGCATTGGGTGATATTGGTGTTGGCACCACGGCATGGCTCAATATCATCGCCATCCTTTTCCTTCAGGTGCCTGCCCTCAAGGCTCTCAAGGACTACGAGAAACAGAAGAAGGCTGGAAAGGACCCACAATTCGACCCAGAAGCCCTAGGTATTATGAATGCGGACTTCTGGGTGGCGCGCAAACGAGCACGCGGCGAAGGCGGCGTGCTCAAAGGAAACGACCTAGAGGGTGCGGGAGCCTAG
- a CDS encoding single-stranded DNA-binding protein: protein MSQYPITLTGRLTRDPILTKTSTGAYKAKLRIASSRRIPDRQADTGVNDPEGQTAKAPQWRDVDHLYIDVEMWNQFAINVRKSLAKGMPLVIVGSLVTEQWSDDQGTDHFRTFIKAQYVGLDLNRHVIGTKRLVPQYNQENIAVPELGDNAIEPDVDHSVPQQPAERGDTAADTAADRYLAERAAAARSGEEEPYDAEAEEAAEAESATVNA from the coding sequence ATGTCCCAATATCCAATTACCTTGACCGGACGCCTTACTCGTGACCCAATCCTGACCAAAACCTCTACTGGGGCCTATAAGGCCAAGCTGCGTATCGCCTCCTCGCGCCGAATTCCGGACCGCCAGGCGGATACTGGCGTCAATGATCCGGAAGGACAAACCGCCAAGGCCCCGCAATGGCGCGACGTGGACCACCTTTATATCGACGTCGAAATGTGGAATCAATTCGCCATCAACGTGCGTAAATCCCTGGCCAAAGGCATGCCACTGGTGATTGTTGGCTCCTTGGTTACAGAGCAATGGAGCGATGATCAAGGAACCGACCACTTCCGCACGTTTATTAAGGCGCAGTACGTGGGATTGGACTTGAACCGCCACGTCATTGGCACAAAGCGCCTCGTCCCGCAGTACAACCAAGAAAATATTGCGGTCCCAGAATTGGGGGACAACGCCATCGAACCAGACGTGGACCACAGCGTGCCGCAGCAACCGGCGGAACGGGGCGACACCGCTGCGGATACTGCGGCTGACCGCTATTTAGCGGAACGAGCTGCAGCAGCGCGTAGTGGAGAAGAGGAACCCTATGATGCCGAAGCGGAGGAGGCTGCCGAGGCGGAATCCGCCACCGTGAATGCTTAA